A single window of Caldicellulosiruptor bescii DSM 6725 DNA harbors:
- a CDS encoding RHS repeat-associated core domain-containing protein encodes MSEEEYKNYKKSLAPQVSTKSISRLTTFSTNSASLSASVQNASQLVGNDFIEYFLRGENNDLRGRFTIGARKGDPSNPNDDGKIMLYGHPDAWSSYTTINIDGSYFIFNPSSISYSGTTSLCQQVANDVYIVQELSIVKSATTQREDTVQIKYKIKNSSTEAKNIGLRIMLDTMLGSNDGAPFRVPGLGAVTNEIELSGDNIPEYYQAFDTLTNPTIITQGIFYTDKGNRPDRVQFAHWSNLYRTPWNYTVNPNVRFSNGTSYGGDSAVAIYWENEILLPNEEKEFVTYYGIGEFTQELRPPLAVSLTSVSEIQANENDYYPNPFTVTAYIMNNSKVQVNNVKAKIVLPDGLDIEEEAEKTIDSLKPGEERLVSWKVFVEPFPEETTLTYSVAVVADNVEGKVLSRTIKIPSHPAGDQFLYQTGIETIENGTSCLVGEPVNPAVGNFVTSSDDISIEGSNKIVFSRFYNSIDSYKGIFGNNWRYSFDFKLKKVGEKLRVFFSDGHAEDFVFNQDISKYISIFDNKKFITKNQNDYILELNGEVKFYFNLDGQLIAIEDENSNKTTLVYEDGRLVKIESLIGYLTFHYNTDGYVTKVTDNNGRFVEYGYDRDRLIWFADVEGNKYRYEYDEKGRLTKIINPLGVSEVVNVYDEKGRVISQQTADGSLHTFMYDDVAHTTTYIQPNGAKIVYKKDGKYRIFEQEFEDGKVQYVFDDNNQIIGYIDKNNNSYRYEYDEKGNLIKEINPLGFVTQFEYDSRDNLIKIKNPDGTAITFEYDDKGNVILTRDEVGRETKVEYNEKGLPKRVILPNGAVQELEYDEKGNVTKIKDPLGSITTYEYDTFNRLIGMIKPEGNKTAFSWTKAGYISSIKYPDNTSQEFEYDAKGNVTKIIDQLGRQTIYKYNEIGKLSEITDAVGRVTKFEYDNMWNLKKIIKPDGTFIEYSYDNLNRLVAVKDEEGFIVKYEYDPNGNVTRVVSSSGKETKYVYDALNRVIEEIDAKGRSTKFEYTYDGKIKKIIDAQGNVTEYEYNPAGELVAKKDAQGNIVKYSYNALGLISTETDEVGATTRYEYNLKGNLVKITFADGSTNRFEYDRNGNLKKYIDANGQVTEYYYDNCDRLVMTKDALGNTKRYEYTPTGKLSAIIDAKGNKTTFIYDAVDRLVEVISPDGAREIFVYDSNDNVIEIHKFMGVTKETRERMNKTKGEKYSEQLKEIVIKYKYNKRGQLVSEQDALGNVKVYTYDADGNLIESVDKNGNTTKYEYDAVNNLSKITYADGKTVEFKYDNLDRLVEVNDWLGSKKYEYDVLGRVTKVVDYKGRAFEYSYTQRGEKAAIKYPNGRLVQYEYDAIGRLIKVTTDGKETKYKYDAKGNLIEKILPNGVRSVYEYDAVSQLTRLANYGSKSKILSEILYKYDPNGNKIYAEKRINEREIGKLAGITEGKVYYEYDTRNQLIKVKRENGFEERYFYDTLGNRVRKEEYAGRILANVIDYKYDDEQRLYEIKATGLIDCIKLPEIKMEYDSEGNLISIKSGKTEIVRNTFDVRGRLTKVNTIWGIESWYTYDSSGKRVSKIVELSKFSRDVLRKYLNEERVSRIQERCEELINSKKYRAEYEYVYDETSENDDLVAINTNFGAEEEYIYGNGIIGAEVKERGKLYSYYYLTDDLFSPQIIVDARGKVEGYRAYSEFGEKVVEIGKIRGLDVIGFTGYKEDKESGYLYATARYYLPQVGRFISKDRIFGEIAELTSQNPYVYCLNNPLIYVDPSGELSVRQILLLAKSFAESFVKKAAQKIVEAIGGLSLKNLGFFKDIVVGIIKGVIRLSDIASVLAEGYFKEYIEPVERLINLSSEVFGRGVVCDSKVIEYGKYLGIAVCNIVEIISDFATGGTGVFGKVAGKLVSVLGKAGKRVRVKLGKIVKKYDVLWDLPPYGGKYINGRYYTQHALERMAPDIPEVRDFLVQKYHKIATEECGYKPGTKDYIGFMKDKVNPRGIPPMVVENAIRHGKRQPGKNPGTWDYITSDVKVVVNERGDVVTVHKIRGK; translated from the coding sequence ATGAGCGAGGAGGAATATAAAAATTATAAAAAAAGTCTTGCTCCACAAGTGTCGACAAAGTCAATCTCGCGCTTAACTACTTTTTCCACAAACTCAGCTTCTCTGTCAGCGTCAGTTCAAAATGCATCACAGCTTGTTGGAAATGATTTTATAGAGTATTTTTTACGTGGAGAAAATAATGATTTAAGGGGCCGTTTTACAATAGGAGCAAGAAAAGGTGATCCTTCAAATCCAAATGATGATGGTAAAATAATGCTTTATGGGCATCCCGATGCATGGTCAAGCTATACAACAATCAATATTGATGGTTCATACTTTATTTTCAATCCTTCATCCATTTCATACAGTGGAACCACTTCATTGTGCCAGCAAGTAGCAAATGATGTATATATTGTTCAAGAGCTTTCTATTGTCAAAAGTGCCACAACTCAAAGAGAAGATACTGTTCAGATAAAGTATAAAATAAAAAATAGTTCAACAGAAGCTAAAAATATTGGTCTTAGGATAATGCTTGACACAATGCTTGGAAGTAACGATGGAGCACCATTTAGAGTACCAGGGCTTGGAGCAGTTACTAACGAGATTGAACTTTCTGGTGATAATATACCCGAATATTATCAAGCCTTTGATACACTTACAAATCCCACTATAATAACTCAAGGGATATTTTATACAGATAAAGGAAATAGACCAGATAGAGTTCAATTTGCTCACTGGTCAAATTTGTATCGTACTCCATGGAATTACACAGTTAACCCAAATGTGAGGTTTTCTAATGGTACTTCATATGGTGGTGACAGTGCTGTTGCAATATATTGGGAAAATGAAATTCTTCTTCCTAATGAAGAAAAAGAGTTTGTAACATATTATGGTATAGGCGAATTTACACAGGAACTGAGACCACCTTTAGCGGTAAGTCTAACATCTGTAAGTGAAATTCAAGCAAATGAAAATGATTATTATCCAAATCCTTTTACTGTAACAGCTTATATAATGAACAATTCAAAAGTCCAGGTAAACAATGTAAAAGCAAAGATTGTATTACCTGACGGACTTGATATTGAAGAAGAAGCTGAAAAAACTATTGACAGTTTAAAGCCAGGAGAAGAACGTTTAGTTTCGTGGAAGGTATTCGTTGAACCGTTTCCTGAAGAAACCACGTTGACTTATTCTGTTGCAGTTGTGGCAGATAATGTTGAGGGTAAAGTTTTATCAAGAACAATAAAAATACCCTCCCATCCAGCTGGCGACCAGTTTTTATATCAAACTGGAATTGAGACCATTGAGAATGGCACAAGCTGTTTAGTAGGTGAGCCTGTAAATCCAGCGGTGGGTAATTTTGTAACAAGTTCTGATGATATTTCTATTGAGGGTAGTAACAAGATAGTATTTAGCAGATTTTATAATTCTATTGATTCATACAAGGGTATATTTGGCAATAATTGGAGATACTCATTTGATTTTAAACTTAAAAAAGTGGGTGAAAAACTAAGAGTATTCTTTAGTGATGGGCATGCAGAAGATTTTGTTTTTAATCAAGATATTAGCAAATATATATCAATTTTTGATAACAAAAAATTTATCACTAAAAACCAGAACGATTATATACTTGAACTCAATGGAGAGGTCAAATTCTATTTTAATTTGGACGGACAATTAATAGCAATAGAAGATGAAAATAGCAATAAAACAACTCTGGTTTATGAGGATGGTAGACTTGTAAAAATTGAATCTTTGATTGGATATTTAACCTTCCATTACAATACAGATGGATATGTGACAAAAGTTACTGATAACAATGGGCGTTTTGTTGAATATGGCTATGATAGGGACAGGTTAATTTGGTTTGCAGATGTTGAGGGGAACAAATACAGATATGAATATGACGAAAAAGGAAGACTTACAAAAATAATAAATCCGCTTGGAGTTTCAGAAGTAGTAAACGTATATGATGAAAAAGGAAGAGTAATTAGTCAGCAAACAGCAGACGGTAGCTTGCACACATTTATGTATGATGATGTTGCTCACACTACCACATATATTCAGCCAAATGGAGCTAAAATTGTTTATAAAAAAGATGGCAAATACAGGATATTCGAACAGGAATTTGAAGATGGAAAAGTTCAGTATGTCTTTGACGACAACAATCAGATAATTGGTTATATTGACAAGAATAACAACAGTTACAGGTACGAATATGATGAAAAAGGCAACCTAATAAAAGAAATTAATCCTCTTGGCTTTGTTACACAATTTGAATATGACAGTAGAGACAATTTAATAAAAATTAAAAATCCCGATGGAACTGCGATTACTTTTGAGTATGATGATAAAGGCAACGTGATATTAACAAGAGATGAAGTTGGAAGAGAAACCAAGGTAGAATATAACGAAAAGGGTCTTCCTAAAAGGGTTATTCTTCCAAATGGAGCAGTACAGGAGTTAGAATATGACGAGAAAGGAAACGTAACAAAAATAAAAGATCCATTGGGAAGTATAACCACTTATGAGTATGACACTTTCAACAGATTAATTGGGATGATTAAGCCCGAGGGTAATAAAACAGCATTTTCGTGGACAAAAGCAGGTTATATATCCTCAATAAAGTATCCTGACAATACGTCTCAAGAATTTGAATATGATGCTAAAGGCAATGTGACAAAAATAATTGACCAGCTTGGAAGACAAACAATTTACAAGTACAATGAAATTGGCAAGCTAAGTGAGATAACAGATGCGGTTGGTAGGGTGACAAAATTTGAATACGATAATATGTGGAATTTGAAGAAAATAATAAAACCGGATGGCACTTTTATAGAATATTCATATGATAACTTAAACAGGCTTGTTGCAGTGAAAGATGAAGAAGGATTTATTGTGAAGTACGAATACGACCCTAATGGTAATGTGACCAGAGTAGTAAGTAGCAGCGGGAAAGAGACCAAGTATGTTTATGATGCTCTTAACAGAGTTATAGAAGAAATTGACGCGAAAGGCAGAAGTACAAAATTCGAGTATACCTACGATGGCAAGATAAAGAAAATTATCGATGCGCAGGGAAATGTAACCGAATATGAGTACAATCCAGCAGGTGAACTTGTTGCTAAAAAAGATGCACAAGGGAACATTGTAAAATACAGCTATAATGCGCTTGGGCTAATTAGCACTGAAACTGACGAGGTTGGAGCAACAACACGCTATGAATACAATTTAAAAGGAAATTTAGTCAAGATAACCTTTGCAGACGGTTCAACAAACAGATTTGAATATGATAGAAATGGTAATTTGAAGAAATATATTGATGCCAATGGTCAGGTAACAGAGTATTACTATGATAACTGTGACAGATTAGTCATGACAAAAGATGCTCTTGGCAATACGAAGAGATATGAGTATACGCCAACAGGAAAACTGAGCGCAATTATTGATGCAAAGGGTAACAAGACCACATTTATATATGATGCTGTTGATAGACTTGTAGAGGTAATTTCGCCTGATGGTGCGCGGGAAATATTTGTTTATGATTCAAATGATAACGTAATAGAAATTCACAAATTTATGGGAGTAACAAAAGAGACGAGAGAAAGAATGAACAAAACAAAGGGTGAAAAGTATTCGGAGCAGTTGAAGGAAATAGTAATAAAGTACAAATACAATAAAAGAGGACAGTTGGTATCAGAGCAAGATGCGTTAGGCAATGTAAAAGTTTATACCTATGATGCAGATGGAAATTTAATTGAAAGTGTTGATAAGAACGGCAACACTACAAAGTATGAATATGATGCAGTGAACAATCTTTCAAAGATAACCTATGCAGATGGGAAAACTGTGGAGTTCAAGTATGATAATTTAGACAGGCTTGTTGAAGTAAATGATTGGTTAGGAAGCAAAAAGTATGAATATGATGTTTTGGGTAGGGTAACAAAAGTAGTTGATTACAAAGGCAGAGCATTTGAGTACAGTTACACCCAAAGAGGAGAAAAAGCTGCAATAAAATATCCTAACGGTCGATTGGTGCAGTACGAATATGACGCTATTGGCAGGTTAATAAAAGTTACAACTGATGGTAAAGAGACAAAGTACAAGTATGATGCTAAAGGTAATCTAATAGAAAAGATATTGCCAAATGGAGTAAGAAGTGTTTATGAATATGATGCGGTTTCACAGCTGACAAGACTTGCAAATTACGGTTCAAAATCTAAGATACTAAGTGAAATACTGTACAAGTATGATCCAAACGGGAACAAAATTTATGCAGAAAAGAGGATAAACGAAAGAGAGATAGGTAAATTAGCAGGAATAACTGAAGGAAAAGTATATTATGAGTATGATACACGCAATCAACTTATAAAAGTAAAAAGAGAAAATGGGTTTGAAGAGAGATATTTTTACGATACACTTGGCAACAGGGTAAGAAAAGAAGAGTATGCGGGAAGGATACTTGCAAATGTAATTGACTATAAATACGACGATGAACAGAGGTTATACGAAATAAAGGCCACAGGACTTATTGACTGCATAAAACTGCCAGAGATCAAAATGGAATATGACAGCGAAGGGAACTTAATAAGTATAAAATCTGGCAAGACAGAGATTGTAAGAAATACATTTGATGTTCGGGGAAGGCTTACAAAGGTAAATACAATATGGGGAATAGAAAGTTGGTACACATACGATTCATCAGGCAAGAGAGTAAGTAAAATAGTAGAGCTATCAAAATTTAGCAGAGATGTACTCAGGAAGTATCTGAATGAAGAAAGAGTTAGCAGAATTCAGGAAAGATGTGAAGAGTTAATAAATAGCAAAAAATACAGAGCAGAATATGAGTATGTATATGATGAGACAAGTGAAAATGACGATTTAGTAGCAATTAATACAAATTTTGGAGCAGAAGAAGAGTATATATATGGGAATGGTATAATAGGAGCAGAAGTAAAAGAGAGAGGAAAACTATATAGCTACTATTATCTAACAGACGACTTATTCAGCCCTCAGATAATCGTTGATGCGAGAGGCAAAGTAGAAGGATATAGAGCATATAGCGAATTTGGGGAAAAAGTAGTAGAGATAGGGAAAATAAGAGGGTTAGATGTAATAGGATTTACAGGATACAAAGAGGATAAAGAGAGCGGATATTTATATGCAACAGCAAGATATTATTTACCGCAGGTAGGCAGATTTATAAGCAAGGACAGGATATTTGGAGAGATAGCCGAGCTTACAAGTCAGAACCCATATGTATATTGTTTGAACAATCCGCTGATATATGTAGATCCGAGCGGAGAGCTAAGTGTAAGACAGATATTGTTGTTGGCAAAATCGTTTGCCGAGTCGTTTGTAAAGAAAGCAGCGCAGAAGATAGTAGAAGCAATAGGTGGATTATCGCTAAAGAATTTAGGGTTTTTCAAGGACATAGTAGTTGGTATAATAAAAGGTGTAATAAGACTTAGTGACATAGCAAGTGTATTAGCCGAGGGGTATTTTAAGGAGTATATAGAGCCTGTAGAGAGGTTAATAAATCTCAGTTCAGAAGTATTTGGAAGAGGAGTTGTATGTGACAGCAAGGTAATAGAGTATGGAAAATATTTAGGAATAGCCGTTTGCAACATAGTAGAGATAATAAGTGATTTTGCAACAGGCGGCACAGGAGTATTTGGCAAGGTAGCAGGAAAGTTAGTATCAGTTCTTGGCAAGGCAGGAAAAAGAGTCAGAGTTAAATTAGGGAAGATAGTAAAGAAATATGATGTTTTATGGGATTTGCCACCATATGGTGGGAAATACATTAACGGACGTTATTATACACAACATGCACTTGAAAGAATGGCTCCTGATATTCCTGAAGTAAGAGATTTTTTAGTGCAAAAATATCACAAAATAGCAACAGAAGAATGTGGTTATAAACCAGGAACAAAAGACTATATTGGTTTTATGAAGGACAAAGTTAATCCTAGAGGTATACCGCCAATGGTGGTTGAGAATGCGATAAGGCATGGGAAAAGGCAGCCTGGGAAAAATCCAGGAACGTGGGATTATATAACTTCTGATGTAAAAGTAGTTGTAAATGAGAGAGGAGATGTTGTAACAGTTCACAAAATAAGGGGGAAATAG